From one Rhopalosiphum padi isolate XX-2018 chromosome 2, ASM2088224v1, whole genome shotgun sequence genomic stretch:
- the LOC132921333 gene encoding uncharacterized protein LOC132921333, whose protein sequence is MLDGYLVVISAGLYFSIFGGIVCGNHEVMTASGPTSLKPRRIVGNFSGDSTRIRRFVVVNGDGVPDYDGTEDDDDNVVYDYDDGSGDHDHGYDHDYHDFEHDDDDYDDDDFDGPGYHHHVWWHHYYHHGEPHLPFPLFPPIFVYRRPVHRRCDHWPFVCRSTYEMIQWLQCYHEFLAGSEVHDGDGLHGLVKVTTHAWRK, encoded by the exons atg TTGGACGGGTACTTGGTGGTTATCTCGGCAGGCCTTTACTTTTCGATTTTTGGGGGCATCGTTTGTGGCAACCACGAAGTCATGACTGCCTCTGGACCGACCTCCTTAAAGCCGCGACGAATTGTTGGGAATTTCAGTGGTGACTCTACAAGGATTCGACGGTTTGTGGTGGTTAATGGCGACGGTGTTCCAGACTACGACGGCACGGAGGACGATGACGACAACGTCGtatacgactacgacgacgGTAGTGGTGACCATGACCATGGCTATGACCACGACTACCACGACTTTGAGCACGACGatgacgactacgacgacgatgatTTCGACGGTCCCGGTTACCACCATCACGTGTGGTGGCACCACTACTACCATCACGGCGAACCACACCTACCGTTCCCACTGTTTCCACCAATCTTCGTGTACAGGCGACCCGTCCATCGTCGGTGCGATCATTGGCCGTTCGTGTGCAGGAGCACTTATGAAATGATCCAGTGGCTTCAATGTTATCACGAATTTCTCGCTGGATCGGAAGTCCACGACGGGGATGGCTTGCACGGGCTGGTCAAGGTGACCACCCACGCATGGAGGAAGTAA